Proteins from a single region of Schistocerca gregaria isolate iqSchGreg1 chromosome 3, iqSchGreg1.2, whole genome shotgun sequence:
- the LOC126355396 gene encoding uncharacterized protein LOC126355396 isoform X1, with translation MEYPPPHVHEMAYEQGATDNEGSVMLQWEEVPTYQDTDLDDGEEEDDYLEEYEPATGLEILRNLMAAFGFPTPHYRRKRWPHNCRLHFLPESTPINEDDEDFNRYSPILCTVHRLINWLKRRC, from the exons ATGGAGTATCCACCACCACATGTGCACGAGATGGCATATGAACAAGGTGCCACAGATAACGAAGGTTCGGTGATGCTGCAATGGGAGGAGGTGCCGACTTATCAAGACACGGACTTAGACGATGGCGAGGAGGAAGACGATTATTTGGAGGAGTACGAGCCTGCTACTGGTCTGGAAATCCTGCGCAACCTGATGGCTGCCTTCGGCTTCCCTACGCCCCACTACCGCCGCAAGAGATGGCCCCACAA TTGCAGACTGCATTTTTTGCCCGAGAGTACGCCCATTAACGAAGATGATGAAGACTTTAACAGATACAGTCCCATTCTCTGTACAGTACACCGCCTCATAAACTGGTTAAAGCGCCGATGCTGA
- the LOC126355396 gene encoding uncharacterized protein LOC126355396 isoform X2: MEYPPPHVHEMAYEQGATDNEGSVMLQWEEVPTYQDTDLDDGEEEDDYLEEYEPATGLEILRNLMAAFGFPTPHYRRKRWPHKLHFLPESTPINEDDEDFNRYSPILCTVHRLINWLKRRC, encoded by the exons ATGGAGTATCCACCACCACATGTGCACGAGATGGCATATGAACAAGGTGCCACAGATAACGAAGGTTCGGTGATGCTGCAATGGGAGGAGGTGCCGACTTATCAAGACACGGACTTAGACGATGGCGAGGAGGAAGACGATTATTTGGAGGAGTACGAGCCTGCTACTGGTCTGGAAATCCTGCGCAACCTGATGGCTGCCTTCGGCTTCCCTACGCCCCACTACCGCCGCAAGAGATGGCCCCACAA ACTGCATTTTTTGCCCGAGAGTACGCCCATTAACGAAGATGATGAAGACTTTAACAGATACAGTCCCATTCTCTGTACAGTACACCGCCTCATAAACTGGTTAAAGCGCCGATGCTGA